The genome window ttgtgGTGGGCAGACACAGaacaggctgagctgggctaAGCATAGCCCTCAGGTGTGCCAGATGCTGAGGGTATTTCAGCTTGCAGAAACTCATGTCTCTGCTTTTGGGGCTCCATTAGTGGAAGTTTTTGAATTAATGTTAAATAAGGCTGTGTAGTACCAGTACACAAAGAAGTGTGCACCTCAAGTATATCTAAAGGTGAATTGAGGAGCAGTTTGGCACTTCTGCAGTAATTCTGAGTTCCTGTTAGCTCCACCTTGTCCCCGGGTGGGGTAGTTTCCAAAATCCTGGTGTTTTTGCCTTTCGTGGTAGACTTCCTGTAAACTCAAACATGTCCGATATGCATTAAATTTAATGCtagtgcagagcagagtgatTTAAATCACCAGGGAGGACATTATGCTAATCAGGATTTTAAATTGAATGAAAACTCTCCTACTTTGATTTTCCCTCATGTGGAATTTCCatctgctggcaggagggatgCAGAAATGGAGCTCATCTTGCCAAGGCAGTTGCCTGTGTTCAGAGTCATTGTTATTGTATTTAATTACATGGTCTCTGCCACCGAATTATCTGAATGTCAGTCCACCACTGAATTTGTAACCTCTTTGCTTCTACTCCCCCCTCAGACCTACACCGGACCCTTTGTTTATTACGTGAAGTCTGCTCTGACAGAGGATGACGTGAGGCAGATTCTGAACTACATGGGCTACGTCCAGGAGCTGGGGACGACGTTCACGCTCAAGGAGCAGGTCGACGCCATCCAAGTGAAAATGATTTCCTTTGAGCTCTTCCTGGCCAAAGTGGagtgtgagcagctgctggagatcCACCTGCAGGTGAAGGACAAGGGCTACTCGGAGGTGGAGGTGGTGAAGGAGCGGCGCAGCAGCGGCGAGGACGTGCGGGGCTGCGCCGAGGCCATGCGGCGGCGCCGCGAGTGCAGGGAgagcctcagcagctccatggcccGCATGGTGCTGCAGAAATCGGCCAGCGAGCGCGCCTCCAAGGACTACTTCAAACCCAAGGTCAGCAAGCCCTCCAAGTCCGTGGATGCCTATGACAGCTACTGGGAGAGCAAGAAGCCGCCCCTGATGAGCTCGCTGAGCCTCAGGAAGGAGCCCATCCTGGTGGATGCGGAGGATGACATCAAAGATGAAATCATCCGGCCGTCGCCCTCTCTGCTGGCCGTGTCCAGCTCCCCACACGGCTGCTCAGATGAATACTTGCCAACCTCCTCTCATCACAATGGCATGCTAAGAACAAATGTCCCTTACAGCTCCTATTTTTCTGCTCAAGAGGACTTAGATTTGTATACTGAGCCCGATTCCAGAAGCGTGTTGAACTTTAAAAGGCAGGACGCTATTAAGCCCGACGTGTGGCTGTTAAAAAGCGATGCCAACCCCGTTTACCACAAGCGCACCCACCTAGCCAAAGAGACAGCTTCCTCCAAGTGCCAGAACTGTGGCATCCCCTGTGGCACTTCTGTCTGCCAGAAGTGTGACAGCCTGTTCGGCTCCAGGCAGGAGTACCCGGCGGTGAAGCAGAGCTCCTACTCCATCAAGGCGCTCCCAGGCGATGGCTTGTCTCCcgcagcagctctgagggagAAGTCCCAGTACCCAGCCCAGactcagagccaggagagaGCTGCTCAGTTCAGCTCCAAGGCCAAGCCCTCGGGCACCTCGCGCTGCGGCTTCTGCAACCGCTCGGGCGCCGCCCACACCTGCACCTTCTGCTCCAAGGTGTCGTGTGACTCCTGCCTCAGCGCCTACTACTACGacccctgctgcaggaagagcgACCTGCACAGGTTCCTGCCCAACAACCAGCTCAACTACAAATCATCCCAGCTGTCCCACGTGGTTTACAGATAGACTGCACCAGTCTcttggggaagggaagggaagggggagaggaaagggctATCCTAACTCATGTTGTGACTCCACACTGACCTCTTTGCCAAAATCGCACGTCCGGATGTTTGGAGCCATGGTTCGGTGATCAGGTGCCagttcttgattttttttgtggcttcACAGATGCTGCAGATCCATTAGATTTCATGCTGCTATAATTTAGGTAGCTCCTAAATGAGCATTGCTTTTCAACTTAAATGGGGAGAAGAGcacatttttccttaaaacttgGCAgctgttgtattttttaaaagtgacatCATACCTTCCTATTATGTCATATCTTGCCCAAATAAAACCAGGCAgtgcttaaaaataaagtcagaGAATCAAGATTCTCATTTGCTATGAGTGATGAAACCACTGCCAGTTTTTGATAAAGCATGACTTCAAAATGTGCAGGAAATATGCGAATGGCTTGTTTTGCCAACAAGGACTATTTTTTGATGTGTGTCTGCATTTCTTGATCTCCAAAATGCAAACACCACAGCCtctcttccttttgtctttgtttcctccttctcctcttctctcctggTTGTTTATCTCGAGCTCATATAACCTGAATCTGGACAAgatgtgctttattttccagtgttgCCAATATCATCCTTCTGGGTTTCACTGTAAGGTATTTTAAAGAGGTGATCCTGT of Ficedula albicollis isolate OC2 chromosome 20, FicAlb1.5, whole genome shotgun sequence contains these proteins:
- the SPATA2 gene encoding spermatogenesis-associated protein 2: MDTKYKDDLFRKYVQFHECKLSASDNKQRPINDEYLRVAAAALLCLPKIDPFYRFRLIKFYEMAENSLRSVKSSSLHCLHNAFNMLETVGINLFLYPWKKEFKNIKTYTGPFVYYVKSALTEDDVRQILNYMGYVQELGTTFTLKEQVDAIQVKMISFELFLAKVECEQLLEIHLQVKDKGYSEVEVVKERRSSGEDVRGCAEAMRRRRECRESLSSSMARMVLQKSASERASKDYFKPKVSKPSKSVDAYDSYWESKKPPLMSSLSLRKEPILVDAEDDIKDEIIRPSPSLLAVSSSPHGCSDEYLPTSSHHNGMLRTNVPYSSYFSAQEDLDLYTEPDSRSVLNFKRQDAIKPDVWLLKSDANPVYHKRTHLAKETASSKCQNCGIPCGTSVCQKCDSLFGSRQEYPAVKQSSYSIKALPGDGLSPAAALREKSQYPAQTQSQERAAQFSSKAKPSGTSRCGFCNRSGAAHTCTFCSKVSCDSCLSAYYYDPCCRKSDLHRFLPNNQLNYKSSQLSHVVYR